A window of Colius striatus isolate bColStr4 chromosome 29, bColStr4.1.hap1, whole genome shotgun sequence contains these coding sequences:
- the LOC104554230 gene encoding LOW QUALITY PROTEIN: claw keratin (The sequence of the model RefSeq protein was modified relative to this genomic sequence to represent the inferred CDS: deleted 1 base in 1 codon), producing the protein MSCSSLCSTSCGVCAPAPLADSCNEPCVRQCPDSTVVIQPPASVVTFPGPILSNFPQQSVVGSAGAPVVGGGYGGSSGRRGGSGGYGGFGGFGGYGGFGGYGGFGGYGGCGGFGGCGSSSYFRGNCGPC; encoded by the exons ATgtcctgctccagcctgtgttCCACCTCGTGTGGGGTGTGTGCCCCGGCCCCGCTGGCTGACAGCTGCAACGAGCCCTGCGTGCGGCAGTGCCCCGACTCCACGGTGGTGATCCAGCCCCCGGCCTCGGTGGTCACCTTC CCCGGGCCCATCCTCAGCAACTTCCCCCAGCAGAGTGTTGTTGGCTCAGCGGGAGCCCCCGTTGTTGGAGGGGGCTATGGTGGATCCTCTGGACGCCGTGGTGGTTCTGGAGGCTatgggggctttgggggctttgggggctaTGGAGGCTTTGGGGGCTATGGAGGCTTTGGGGGCTAtgggggttgtggaggctttGGGGGTTGTGGATCTAGCAGCTACTTCAGAGGCAACTGTGGGCCCTGCTAA
- the LOC133628343 gene encoding claw keratin-like, translating into MSCSSLCSTSCGVVAPAPLADSCNEPCVRQCPDSTVVIQPPASVVTFPGPILSNFPQQSVVGSAGAPVVGGGYGGAFGGRGGYGWGYGGYGGLGGYGGYRGYRGYGGYGLYGGYGGYGACGGYGGFGGYGGYGACGGYGGYGAFGGCGWGGNHRYLNGNCWPC; encoded by the coding sequence ATgtcctgctccagcctgtgttCCACCTCGTGTGGGGTGGTTGCCCCGGCCCCGCTGGCTGACAGCTGCAACGAGCCCTGCGTGCGGCAGTGCCCCGACTCCACGGTGGTGATCCAGCCCCCGGCCTCGGTGGTCACCTTCCCCGGGCCCATCCTCAGCAACTTCCCCCAGCAGAGTGTTGTTGGCTCAGCGGGAGCCCCCGTTGTTGGAGGGGGCTATGGTGGAGCCTTTGGAGGCCGTGGGGGTTACGGCTGGGGCTATGGAGGCTACGGGGGCCTTGGGGGCTATGGGGGTTACAGAGGTTATAGGGGCTATGGGGGTTATGGTCTTTATGGGGGCTATGGAGGCTATGGAGCCTGTGGGGGTTATGGGGGCTTTGGTGGCTATGGGGGCTATGGAGCCTGTGGGGGCTACGGGGGCTATGGAGCCTTTGGAGGTTGTGGCTGGGGAGGAAACCACAGGTACCTCAACGGCAACTGTTGGCCCTGCTGA
- the LOC133628344 gene encoding claw keratin-like — translation MSCSSLCSTSCGVVAPAPLADSCNEPCVRQCPDSTVVIQPPASVVTFPGPILSNFPQQSVVGSAGAPVVGGGYGGAFGGRGGYGWGYGGYGGLGGYGGYRGYRGYGGYGLYGGYGGYGACGGYGGFGGYGGYGACGGYGGYGAFGGCGWGGNHRYLNGNCWPC, via the coding sequence ATgtcctgctccagcctgtgttCCACCTCGTGTGGGGTGGTTGCCCCGGCCCCGCTGGCTGACAGCTGCAACGAGCCCTGCGTGCGGCAGTGCCCCGACTCCACGGTGGTGATCCAGCCCCCGGCCTCGGTGGTCACCTTCCCCGGGCCCATCCTCAGCAACTTCCCCCAGCAGAGTGTTGTTGGCTCAGCGGGAGCCCCCGTTGTTGGAGGGGGCTATGGTGGAGCCTTTGGAGGCCGTGGGGGTTATGGCTGGGGCTATGGAGGCTACGGGGGCCTTGGGGGCTATGGGGGTTACAGAGGTTATAGGGGCTATGGGGGTTATGGTCTTTATGGGGGCTATGGAGGCTATGGAGCCTGTGGGGGTTATGGGGGCTTTGGTGGCTATGGGGGCTATGGAGCCTGTGGGGGCTACGGGGGCTATGGAGCCTTTGGAGGTTGTGGCTGGGGAGGAAACCACAGGTACCTCAACGGCAACTGTTGGCCCTGCTGA
- the LOC104555320 gene encoding keratin-associated protein 21-1-like, translated as MTFCYQNKCEDSCYSPCNYGTVYSYRTYDCGYSPCSYRSYDCGYSPCGYRSYGSLCGYRDCYPSYSSRYCYPSYSSSCYTRRYNYGSCYPCYPC; from the coding sequence ATGACTTTCTGCTACCAGAACAAGTGTGAGGATTCCTGCTACTCTCCCTGCAACTACGGGACCGTGTACAGCTACCGCACCTACGACTGTGGCTACAGCCCCTGTAGCTACCGGAGCTACGACTGTGGCTACAGCCCCTGCGGCTACCGGAGCTACGGGAGCCTGTGCGGGTACCGGGACTGCTACCCCTCCTACAGCTCCCGCTACTGCTACCCCTCCTACAGCTCCTCTTGCTACACCCGTAGATACAACTATGGGAGCTGCTACCCCTGCTACCCCTGCTAA
- the LOC133628287 gene encoding claw keratin-like, translated as MSCSSLCSTSCGVCAPAPLADSCNEPCVRQCPDSTVVIQPPASVVTFPGPILSNFPQQSVVGSAGAPVVGGGYGGSSGRRGGSGGYGGFGGYGGFGGYGGFGGYGGCGGFGGCGSSSYFRGSCGPC; from the coding sequence ATgtcctgctccagcctgtgttCCACCTCGTGTGGGGTGTGTGCCCCGGCCCCGCTGGCTGACAGCTGCAACGAGCCCTGCGTGCGGCAGTGCCCCGACTCCACGGTGGTGATCCAGCCCCCGGCCTCGGTGGTCACCTTCCCCGGGCCCATCCTCAGCAACTTCCCCCAGCAGAGTGTTGTTGGCTCAGCAGGAGCCCCCGTTGTTGGAGGGGGCTATGGTGGATCCTCTGGACGCCGTGGTGGTTCTGGAGGCTatgggggctttgggggctatgggggctttgggggctaTGGAGGCTTTGGGGGCTAtgggggttgtggaggctttGGGGGTTGTGGATCTAGCAGCTACTTCAGAGGCAGCTGTGGGCCCTGCTAA